CTGGCGGGCAGCATCTTTCACGGACTTTCCCTCCCGGACGATTGGCCCCACAAGATCGAGGACGTCATCTTCGGCGTGATCGCCGCCGCGGCCGTGGGCCGGTACCTATGGGGGAGGAATCGATATGTGCGCTCCCTCGCCCCCTTGTGGTTCCTGACTCTGGGCGTGGTCACGAAAATCATCGGGGCGTGGACGAGAACTGGCAGCCCGATTCCCGCTGGACCAGACTTGGGTATCTCGTTTTTCCTGATCTTGACCGGCTTCGTTTTCGCATGGCAATTCTATACCGCGCGCGTTCCCGCCACGATGCTCGGCAAAGGGGCAGATCATGACCGTGGTTCGCTGTGAATGGGCGGTCGGCGACCTGTTGGTTCCATATCACGACAAAGAGTGGGGGATGCCGCTCCATGACGATCGGGGCCTCTTTGAGCTGCTCGTCCTCGAAGGCGCTCAGGCGGGCTTGAGCTGGATCACCGTCTTGAAGAAGCGCGAGAACTATCGCGCCGCGTTCGACAACTTTTCCCCCGAGAAGATCGCGGGCTACGATCGGAAGAAACAGGGGGCGCTTCTTCGTGATCCGGGGATCATTCGCAACCGACTCAAGATCGCGTCGGTGATTCGGAACGCGAAGGCCTTCCTCGAACTGCAGCGAGAGTTCGGAAGCTTTGACGCGTACAGCTGGCAGTTCGTCGACGGGCATCCCAAGAAGAACCGCTGGAAGTCGCTCAAGGAGATCCCCGCCCGAACGCGAGAGTCGGACGCGATGAGCAAAGACCTAAAACGCCGGGGGTTTACGTTTGTCGGGTCGACTATTTGCTATGCCTTTATGCAGGCCGCCGGCATGGTCAACGATCACGTCACCCACTGCTTCAGATACGCTGGAATCCATCGTTCCCGGCGAGACTAGCGCCCGGCGACGGGAATCTGGTGGATGGCCGGAAGCAGTTCGGTGGCCCACAGGTCGAGCACGGCGGGATCGTAGATGTTGAAGGTATCATCCACCAAGACCAGGGTGTCGAAGCCCAGATCGGCGAGGCTCCGG
This portion of the bacterium genome encodes:
- a CDS encoding DNA-3-methyladenine glycosylase I, which translates into the protein MTVVRCEWAVGDLLVPYHDKEWGMPLHDDRGLFELLVLEGAQAGLSWITVLKKRENYRAAFDNFSPEKIAGYDRKKQGALLRDPGIIRNRLKIASVIRNAKAFLELQREFGSFDAYSWQFVDGHPKKNRWKSLKEIPARTRESDAMSKDLKRRGFTFVGSTICYAFMQAAGMVNDHVTHCFRYAGIHRSRRD